Genomic window (Tolypothrix sp. NIES-4075):
TTAAATATTTCCCAGCAAAGGAACTAGTAGCAATCGTTTCTTCGTGCTTATATTTGCCGTGAATAATTGAAGTGTAATCGCCTTTTTTATGCTTTTCAACTGTGTTCCAAACTTTCGATACCCAAGGGCAAGTAGTATCAACAATTTTGCAGTTTTTATCGTTCAGTATCTGCATTTCTTGGACGCTTGCGCCAAAAGCGGGTAATATCACTACATCGCCTGTTTCCACCACAGAAAAGTCTTTTTTGCCAGCATCAAAAGGAATAAATCCTACTTCCATTTCCAGCATTCGCTGATTTACAGAAGGATTATGAATAATTTCATTAGTAATCCAAATTCTTTCTGTGGGGAAATGCTTGCGGGTTTCATACGCCATTGCGACAGCACGTTCCACACCCCAACAAAAGCCAAAAGCTTGCGCTAGTTGAATGATGACATTACCGCGTTTCAGGGTGTAATTATTATCGCGAATTTCTTGAATTAAATTGCTTTGATATTCGGATTGCAACTGGGTGGCAACTTCGACTTGATGACCAAACCCTTTGCGATGATAGTTTTCTGAATGTTGGAGCGATCGCTTAAAAGCTTTTGTATCCATTGTTTTTTTCTTTAGAGACTCCTCTGTTTTATTGTAGGAGCGCAAAGACACCATTTAAGCGGGGAGGTGGGGAGATGGGGGGACAAAAAGAGGGGGAGATGGGGGAAAGAAGAGTTATTCTCCTTGTCCCCTTGTCCCCACCTCCCCCTTATACCCCTTATCCAGTTCTATCTGAGTGTATATTTGTAAAGCGGAACGCCAAACAAGATAGCCTTGGGGACTTAGGTGTAAGCCATCGGTAGAGAATTCGGGACGAAGATTACCTTGCTTGTTGGTAAACAGGGGATGCAAGTTGAGATATTTAACATTTGCTTTTGTGGCTATATCTTGCAGTTGCTGATTAAGCTTGCGAATGCGACTGTTAGGAATAGCCAGCAGTTTTTCTCGTCTTTCCCAGGTTGCTTCTTCTCCTCCATGCGGCAAAATCGACTGAACGACAATTTGCGCTTTTGGATGCACTCTTCGCAGGTAACTGATAATTTGTTGCTGATTCTCTAAAATTGTCTCATCGCTTGCACCCCGGATGAGGTCATTAATGCCAATCATCACAAAAATTGTATGAGGCTGAGTGCGGTCAAATAAATCTAATCTTTTCAATAGTCCATCGCTAGTTTCTCCAGAAATTCCCTGATTGAGCCAATTTCGGTCTTCGGGTAATAACTCTGTAGGAAACCACAATGAGAGAGAATCTCCTGCGAGGATGCTTAAATTTTGGGGAGGTTTCTCGGCTTTGGCTTTAGCCTCTTTTTTGAGGACATCTACCCACTGCGGATAAGTGAATTTATGGCGAGGTCCTAGTTTAGGTGTAGGTGTGACTTGGGGTTGACTATTGTGCTTGACTGGTGTCGCAGAATGTGCAGACCCAAAAAAAGCGGTCAAACCTTGCTGTCGTAAAATCAGCAAGGCGATCGCCAACATCAGTATCCCGTTGATTACTACGGAGAAAAATGCCCAGGTAGGAAAAATTTTTGCTGGAGTAGACACGCTGTGGAAGGTAAAAGTAAAAAGTAAAAAGGTGAGCCACTGCGGTGAAGCAGCCCCCGATGGCGCGGTTCCCGTCGAACGCGAGTGCGTCATTGACAGCAGATGGGGGACTGCACCAAGCCAAGGGTGGACAGGTCTGCCGGCATAGAAGAGCCAGCGCGTTGGTCCGGCAGTGCGTTGCAAAGCCAGTGCGTTGGGCGGCTAGCCTTCGGCAACTTTGCCAAGGGCGAACGCTGACAGTCACGCATCTGCCGTGGTTTCCCCCATGAGCGACTGCCGTGCATGGTTTCCCGACTTGAGGCATCTGCTGTCCGGCGAGCCGCTCTTGTTGCATCTGGCGTTGGGGTTCCCCCCGTTGTAGCACTTGCCGTCGGCGAGCCGCGCTTGTTGCGTAGCCGCGTCAAGTGGCGAATCCGAAGGGTAAAAGTTAAGAAGAAAGATTTTTTACCTTTTACCTTCTACCTTTTACCTTGGAGCAAAGCAACGGTCAAGGGTGATAAGAAGAAAGATTTTTTACCTTTTACCTTTTACCTTGGAGCAAAGCGACGGTCAAGGGTGATAAATCGCATTACCTATTAGTAACACTAATGCGCTCTCCGAATTCTTCGTTATATCCTTCTTCGCCGTGTTCGTTGATATCCATGCCTTGCAGTTCGGCTTCTTCTTTAACTCGCAACCCGACTGTGACATCTAGAATTTTGAGAATAATCCAGGTGCCGACAGCAGCAATGATATAGGCAACGACAATGGCGATAATTTGTGTCACCACTTGACCGGGTTTGCCAAATAACAAGCCATTTTTCCCTGCTGAGTTGACTGCGGTGGTAGCAAAGATTCCGGTGAGAATCGCTCCGATTGTCCCACCGACGCCATGCACGGGAAAGGTATCTAAGGCATCGTCAATATTGACTTTGTGCTTGAAACTGACGGCATAAAAGCAGACAAACGAGGTGATACCACCAATTAATATCGCAGCTAGGGGTGTGACAAATCCGGCGGCTGGGGTGATACCAACTAATCCGGCAACTGCACCTGTGGCTGCACCAACTGCTGTTGGTTTACCGCGCAAGACTTTTTCGAGGATTAGCCACATTAAAGCCGCCGCAGCCGCACCTGTATTGGTGGCGACAAATGCGGCTGTAGCCAAACCGCCAGAAGCTAAGGCACTACCTGCGTTGAAGCCGAACCAGCCAAACCACAGCAAGCCAGCACCCAACAATATGAAGGGGACGTTGTGAGGAGGGCTAAGACGGTCAGGATATGTTCTCCGGGGACCGAGGTACATGGCGGCTACAAGGGCAGAAACGCCGGAACTAATATGCACGACTGTGCCACCTGCAAAGTCTAGGGCGCCCAAGCCACCAGCCAAGCCTAAAAATCCGCCTTTAGCCCATACCATGTGCGCTAGAGGAGAGTAAACAAATGTAGACCACAGCAGCACAAATAATGAGTAAGCGGTGAAGTTCATCCGCTCGGCGATCGCACCACTAATCAACGCTGGAGTGATAATGGCAAACATGGCTTGATAAATCATGAATGCCTGGTGGGGAATTGTCGGCGCATAAGAAACTACGTCCGCTGGGTTTGTTCCTTTGAGATAATCGGTTGTCTCTAAGCCGACATTGTTCAACCCAAACCACTCTAACCCACCGATGAAGGGATTACCTGGTGCAAAAGCAAGG
Coding sequences:
- a CDS encoding SGNH/GDSL hydrolase family protein translates to MSTPAKIFPTWAFFSVVINGILMLAIALLILRQQGLTAFFGSAHSATPVKHNSQPQVTPTPKLGPRHKFTYPQWVDVLKKEAKAKAEKPPQNLSILAGDSLSLWFPTELLPEDRNWLNQGISGETSDGLLKRLDLFDRTQPHTIFVMIGINDLIRGASDETILENQQQIISYLRRVHPKAQIVVQSILPHGGEEATWERREKLLAIPNSRIRKLNQQLQDIATKANVKYLNLHPLFTNKQGNLRPEFSTDGLHLSPQGYLVWRSALQIYTQIELDKGYKGEVGTRGQGE
- a CDS encoding ammonium transporter; the protein is MNKKEVLKKVLIIGAIASLFLGGPLMGNAFAAPTDVNAAISSAQESADTAFMLICAALVLLMTPGLAFFYGGFVRSRNILNTLMMSFVLMAIVGVTWILWGYSLAFAPGNPFIGGLEWFGLNNVGLETTDYLKGTNPADVVSYAPTIPHQAFMIYQAMFAIITPALISGAIAERMNFTAYSLFVLLWSTFVYSPLAHMVWAKGGFLGLAGGLGALDFAGGTVVHISSGVSALVAAMYLGPRRTYPDRLSPPHNVPFILLGAGLLWFGWFGFNAGSALASGGLATAAFVATNTGAAAAALMWLILEKVLRGKPTAVGAATGAVAGLVGITPAAGFVTPLAAILIGGITSFVCFYAVSFKHKVNIDDALDTFPVHGVGGTIGAILTGIFATTAVNSAGKNGLLFGKPGQVVTQIIAIVVAYIIAAVGTWIILKILDVTVGLRVKEEAELQGMDINEHGEEGYNEEFGERISVTNR